A stretch of Thermococcus bergensis DNA encodes these proteins:
- a CDS encoding beta-ribofuranosylaminobenzene 5'-phosphate synthase family protein, whose protein sequence is MLIETPKRLHLGLIDPSGLLGRRFGSLGVALDGGYRVRVMPHDKLEIKADGEDRETIRHAVDKMNQKFATGFNYLIQVERTIPRHIGLGSTTQLSLAVGLGIARLNSLRLEIEELASTLGRGKNSGAGIYAFKYGGFVIDGGVKGKIPPLIIREDFPEDWGFLLIIPETKRGFDEEEEKPIMQSVKGESSIAEKISYRILLGLLPALKERNIEEFGKHLSEIQKLVGKYFEEYQGGEFREDVKLIMEFLSENTYGCGQSSWGPTVYGLIKRSEYEAIKAKAHDFLKEHGINGAVELGVPRNRGATLVEENGYILRLINRVARE, encoded by the coding sequence ATGTTAATCGAGACGCCGAAAAGGCTGCACCTTGGCTTGATAGACCCTTCTGGATTGCTGGGGAGACGGTTTGGGTCACTCGGAGTTGCCCTCGACGGGGGATATAGGGTAAGGGTAATGCCCCACGATAAACTTGAAATAAAGGCAGATGGAGAGGACAGAGAAACAATACGCCATGCTGTTGATAAAATGAACCAGAAATTTGCAACGGGGTTCAACTACCTTATTCAAGTTGAGAGAACGATTCCAAGGCACATCGGTTTGGGCTCCACCACCCAGCTAAGTCTTGCCGTGGGACTGGGAATTGCAAGGTTGAATTCTCTTAGACTTGAAATCGAGGAGCTGGCTTCTACTCTTGGCAGAGGGAAAAATTCTGGTGCTGGAATTTATGCTTTTAAGTACGGCGGCTTTGTGATAGACGGTGGTGTTAAAGGCAAAATTCCACCTTTAATCATCAGGGAAGATTTTCCGGAGGACTGGGGATTTCTCCTGATAATTCCGGAAACAAAGAGGGGGTTTGATGAGGAAGAAGAAAAACCAATAATGCAGAGCGTAAAAGGAGAAAGCAGTATAGCGGAAAAAATCTCCTACAGGATTCTTCTCGGACTGCTGCCTGCCCTAAAAGAGAGAAACATTGAAGAGTTTGGAAAACACTTAAGCGAAATCCAAAAGCTTGTTGGGAAGTACTTTGAAGAGTACCAAGGTGGGGAATTCAGGGAAGACGTTAAGCTCATCATGGAGTTCTTGAGCGAAAACACATACGGCTGTGGCCAAAGCTCCTGGGGGCCAACGGTCTACGGACTGATAAAGAGAAGCGAGTATGAGGCCATAAAGGCAAAGGCTCACGACTTCCTGAAGGAGCACGGGATTAATGGTGCAGTTGAACTTGGCGTCCCGAGAAATAGAGGGGCAACGCTTGTTGAAGAGAATGGCTACATACTAAGGCTCATCAACAGAGTCGCCCGAGAATAG
- the cas2 gene encoding CRISPR-associated endonuclease Cas2: MYVIIVYDVAVERVNKVKKFLRQYLHWVQNSVFEGEITLAEFERIKAGLKEIIDENEDSIVVYKLRSMPKRETIGVEKNPLDDII, from the coding sequence ATGTATGTGATTATCGTCTATGACGTTGCTGTTGAAAGGGTTAATAAAGTTAAGAAGTTCCTCAGACAGTACCTCCACTGGGTTCAGAACAGCGTTTTTGAGGGAGAAATAACACTGGCAGAATTTGAGCGCATAAAAGCTGGTCTCAAAGAGATTATTGATGAAAATGAGGACTCTATTGTTGTTTACAAGCTCCGCTCAATGCCGAAAAGAGAAACAATAGGAGTAGAGAAGAATCCGCTGGATGACATTATCTGA
- the cas6 gene encoding CRISPR-associated endoribonuclease Cas6, giving the protein MRLSITLHFERPFIIPYNYPHYLYSFLLNAIRLSDEDVARRVHNNKRDVKFVASRFQPEGRAEKVENGLLVESGAVKLHVASTETALLRALIDGLGRGRERLHVMGKRLLHCELELDETPEHLSGKRFRTLSPVNVYYNNPPNGFKQWDLSPVGQPNSPFKNEPEVWKRLVFENLKSKYLMVYGEPYNGDFDIKVLTKKPKSKKFFIKRDKKTGKPIYARAWEFDFKMWGEEELLRVAYDLGLGMRNPHGFGMIEMEKGLR; this is encoded by the coding sequence ATGAGACTTAGCATCACCCTCCACTTCGAAAGGCCCTTCATCATCCCCTACAACTACCCCCACTATCTCTACTCGTTCCTGCTCAACGCCATCAGACTATCTGACGAAGACGTGGCCAGGAGAGTCCACAACAATAAGAGAGATGTCAAGTTCGTGGCCTCTAGGTTTCAGCCGGAGGGGAGGGCGGAGAAAGTTGAGAACGGCCTCCTCGTTGAGTCCGGAGCTGTGAAGCTCCACGTCGCCTCCACGGAAACAGCCTTGCTGAGGGCCCTCATTGATGGTCTTGGTCGCGGAAGGGAGAGGCTCCATGTAATGGGCAAGAGGCTTCTCCACTGCGAGCTGGAGCTTGATGAAACGCCCGAACACCTCTCAGGGAAGCGCTTTAGGACGCTTTCCCCTGTCAACGTCTATTACAACAACCCACCAAACGGCTTTAAACAATGGGATCTTTCTCCAGTTGGTCAACCTAACAGTCCCTTTAAGAACGAGCCCGAAGTGTGGAAGAGACTCGTGTTTGAGAATCTGAAGTCTAAGTACTTAATGGTTTATGGGGAACCCTACAATGGCGACTTTGATATCAAAGTTCTCACAAAGAAGCCAAAGAGCAAGAAATTTTTCATAAAGAGGGACAAGAAAACTGGAAAACCGATCTACGCCCGGGCATGGGAGTTTGATTTTAAGATGTGGGGCGAGGAAGAGCTCCTTCGTGTAGCCTACGATCTTGGCTTAGGAATGAGGAATCCACATGGGTTTGGAATGATAGAAATGGAAAAAGGGCTCAGATAA
- the csa3 gene encoding CRISPR-associated CARF protein Csa3, with the protein MLVIFPVGFDEKFIIRALVRKREGVDGLGPGDRLLAVVPEGYGKEERAVNAINSIKAIASPITGEDNVKILEVPPDGEDMVLKIAQAVRENLTTDRIVLAVLSGGMRPILVSTLLALLSVRDARVIVESDFENLSGHISLELGAFLAPPKRRWVMILCGLLKGWSVRKIAEDLGVSPATISNELKGILRYNLARAVTPNDRTPKYAVTEAGKLYLRLWGEGCHET; encoded by the coding sequence TTGCTGGTTATATTTCCCGTGGGCTTTGATGAGAAGTTCATCATAAGGGCTCTGGTCCGAAAAAGGGAGGGCGTGGACGGGCTTGGCCCTGGTGATAGGCTCCTTGCTGTAGTTCCCGAGGGATATGGGAAGGAGGAGAGAGCAGTCAATGCCATAAATTCGATTAAGGCCATAGCTTCACCCATAACTGGGGAGGACAACGTCAAAATCCTCGAAGTGCCGCCTGACGGTGAGGATATGGTTCTAAAGATAGCGCAGGCCGTCAGGGAGAACCTAACCACCGACCGCATTGTCCTGGCAGTCCTCTCCGGCGGAATGAGGCCTATCTTGGTCTCTACCCTTCTTGCCCTCCTGAGCGTCAGGGATGCTAGGGTGATCGTTGAGAGCGACTTTGAGAACCTTAGCGGACACATCTCCCTTGAACTCGGGGCGTTTCTGGCACCCCCCAAGAGGAGGTGGGTAATGATACTTTGTGGTCTTCTCAAAGGATGGAGCGTAAGAAAGATTGCCGAGGATCTTGGGGTTTCGCCCGCTACCATCAGCAACGAGCTAAAGGGCATCCTGAGGTACAACCTTGCAAGAGCTGTTACACCCAACGACAGGACTCCGAAATATGCTGTTACGGAGGCGGGAAAGCTCTATCTGCGGCTCTGGGGGGAAGGATGCCATGAGACTTAG
- a CDS encoding CRISPR-associated endonuclease Cas3'' gives MTPCAFFDGGICIETMEAHITKGLELIEGLYISRNYGKFLGKLLGIAKDEADELLKKSYVIHDVGKCLEEFQQRRAGFKFHEFYSALVAREVFKKFGDAGDVATVAVFLHHHNWIRGKSPERPKNLTLSSECVAFIEEFLGEKVPQSVPWVDPKKEFYPYVERVLGSNLRAVYALLLPIAMADNYAAHCNRKGKASSLSGELFEALDVRGWDVAGYISRGL, from the coding sequence ATGACCCCGTGTGCGTTTTTCGATGGGGGAATCTGTATTGAGACCATGGAAGCGCACATCACAAAAGGCCTCGAACTCATAGAGGGCCTCTACATCTCGCGGAACTACGGGAAGTTCTTAGGGAAGCTCCTTGGGATTGCCAAGGACGAAGCTGACGAACTTCTCAAAAAGTCCTATGTCATCCATGATGTAGGGAAGTGCCTCGAAGAATTTCAGCAGAGAAGGGCAGGATTTAAGTTCCACGAGTTTTATTCGGCACTCGTTGCAAGGGAGGTCTTCAAAAAGTTCGGGGACGCTGGTGACGTCGCCACGGTTGCTGTATTCCTCCACCACCACAACTGGATACGAGGAAAGAGTCCCGAAAGGCCGAAAAACCTTACCCTCAGCAGTGAATGCGTCGCCTTCATCGAAGAATTCCTCGGTGAGAAAGTCCCGCAAAGCGTCCCCTGGGTTGACCCCAAAAAGGAGTTTTATCCCTACGTTGAGAGAGTTTTGGGGAGCAACCTCAGAGCTGTTTATGCGCTCCTTCTTCCGATAGCTATGGCAGATAACTACGCCGCTCACTGTAACAGAAAAGGAAAGGCCAGTTCCCTGTCGGGGGAGCTTTTTGAAGCCCTTGACGTTAGGGGGTGGGACGTTGCTGGTTATATTTCCCGTGGGCTTTGA
- the cas3 gene encoding CRISPR-associated helicase Cas3' — MKAFEEALQKLAEAKGFRPEPRPLLEQAFRFITTSDKPSFLILQAPTGYGKTLLSFALAVHSLYDASIFDRVIHVLPMRSIIEDIQKTAEEAFRFSRTKMMGSSGEFLHLFPLNITTADTFTWDLLKLNTKKRHRVKAGLEFGYDYLTQASILTSLVILDEAHFLVEDKSMVTAFLSVVEFLTSQRVPVVVMTATLSEAHRKIFEKYANKNGYEFRVLTPQNGDPFIERELKKEIEIEFKTGNPLEFIEPGKRNAVIVNSVKRAVELYDEVLKSPGFWPDREKVLLIHGRMTPSHKRKLIEQLRKWKNEEFLLIGTQAVEAGVDFSVDVMVTDRAPINALLQRFGRVARYGGERKARIIVLEDAPPGPYPEDKVEKTVKLMKETKILPRVPETYQSIVTEVHGSKPSSINKNVNRELKRELLKLMADPTKRATLVLDTIESLTAGGVSVMRGFLIPLLVGDETVLISPRKLMELYSRGEVRVVRVSGQREEELQVRGLNDAYSVAKSIALGKDIEVIFTGQYDMERGIP; from the coding sequence ATGAAAGCCTTTGAAGAGGCACTCCAAAAGCTCGCAGAGGCGAAGGGCTTTAGGCCGGAACCCAGACCGCTGCTGGAGCAGGCCTTTCGTTTTATCACCACTTCCGACAAGCCCTCTTTTTTAATCCTTCAAGCTCCGACCGGCTATGGAAAGACCCTCCTCAGCTTCGCTTTGGCTGTCCACTCACTTTATGATGCATCCATCTTCGACAGGGTCATCCACGTCCTCCCAATGCGCTCCATAATCGAAGACATCCAGAAAACTGCCGAGGAAGCCTTTAGGTTCTCTAGGACTAAAATGATGGGCTCAAGCGGCGAGTTCCTCCACCTTTTTCCCCTCAACATAACGACCGCCGATACTTTCACGTGGGATCTGCTGAAGCTCAACACGAAGAAGCGGCACAGGGTTAAAGCCGGTCTGGAGTTCGGCTACGATTATCTTACCCAGGCGTCAATACTGACATCGCTGGTCATTTTGGACGAGGCTCACTTTCTTGTGGAGGACAAATCTATGGTTACGGCGTTTCTTTCCGTCGTCGAGTTCCTAACGTCCCAGAGAGTCCCGGTTGTAGTCATGACCGCCACCCTTTCCGAGGCCCACAGGAAGATCTTTGAGAAATATGCAAACAAAAACGGCTACGAATTCCGTGTCCTAACCCCCCAAAATGGCGACCCGTTCATTGAGAGGGAGCTGAAGAAGGAGATCGAAATTGAGTTTAAAACCGGGAATCCACTGGAGTTCATAGAACCCGGTAAAAGAAACGCGGTCATAGTGAACTCTGTTAAACGGGCGGTGGAGCTGTACGACGAAGTCCTGAAAAGTCCCGGTTTCTGGCCCGACAGGGAGAAGGTGCTCCTAATCCACGGTAGAATGACTCCAAGCCACAAGCGGAAGCTTATCGAGCAGTTGAGAAAATGGAAAAACGAGGAGTTTCTCCTCATTGGGACGCAGGCGGTTGAGGCCGGCGTGGATTTCTCGGTCGATGTCATGGTAACTGACAGGGCGCCCATAAACGCTCTTCTCCAGCGCTTTGGAAGGGTTGCCCGCTATGGTGGCGAGAGGAAGGCGAGGATAATAGTCCTCGAAGATGCTCCCCCGGGGCCTTACCCTGAAGATAAGGTGGAAAAGACCGTGAAACTGATGAAGGAAACAAAAATCCTGCCAAGGGTGCCCGAGACGTATCAGAGTATAGTCACGGAGGTTCACGGGTCAAAACCAAGCTCAATCAACAAAAACGTCAACAGGGAGCTCAAGAGGGAACTGCTCAAGCTTATGGCAGACCCAACTAAAAGAGCAACCCTCGTCTTGGACACTATAGAAAGCCTGACTGCCGGAGGAGTCTCCGTTATGCGTGGCTTCCTGATCCCTCTGCTGGTGGGGGATGAAACCGTGCTGATAAGCCCCCGCAAGCTTATGGAGCTGTATTCTAGAGGAGAGGTGAGGGTCGTCAGGGTTAGTGGGCAGAGGGAAGAAGAGCTGCAAGTACGTGGTCTGAACGATGCGTACAGTGTGGCGAAGTCCATAGCACTCGGAAAGGACATCGAAGTAATATTTACTGGCCAGTACGACATGGAGCGTGGTATTCCATGA
- the cas8a2 gene encoding type I-A CRISPR-associated protein Cas8a2/Csx9: MLLEALERYPYEGLTRELLSLGMSWVVMNAGLEPDEEELADALEGALTSLASRINAHTSKMGRNDRSSFDKVLKAWLGRSAPETYGELFELVIKETIDLLREGKIDTEESLSSVKTDKNGTYLGIEYNREMAILPAIIKQPEYYERQSGFLSPTTGQKGQIRMDPLWFSFMALGFFTGFAGFIGGKYYLMTKPGIEGLWPYEVEEVIESGILPLTGAGASGRISLSTEEIYEMKLAMKLAEEGRTVPEKVYPVTLHLISLEGQVYTELKTVQLSLGELSSYMAEYVRRIEATSVGGLPLLVELKEGGATVRKYPLWALVDIAERELRTGVNGDGEMLAYIFVKDLYRAVNSGKKELIRDAVFRLFRQGRAVLEGSGRASGEFRKVMKAFMWREHLEVLL; this comes from the coding sequence TTGCTCCTTGAAGCCCTTGAGAGGTACCCCTACGAGGGCCTGACCAGAGAGCTCCTGTCCCTCGGCATGTCGTGGGTAGTGATGAACGCGGGGCTTGAGCCGGACGAAGAAGAGCTCGCCGATGCCCTTGAGGGGGCACTCACCTCGCTCGCCAGCCGGATAAACGCTCACACGTCCAAAATGGGCAGAAATGACAGAAGTTCCTTCGACAAGGTTTTGAAAGCCTGGCTTGGTAGGAGTGCCCCTGAAACCTACGGTGAGCTCTTTGAGCTTGTCATTAAGGAGACCATAGACCTGCTCCGTGAGGGGAAAATAGACACCGAAGAGTCACTATCTTCGGTAAAAACAGACAAAAACGGGACATACCTTGGGATCGAGTACAACAGGGAGATGGCAATTTTACCAGCCATAATCAAGCAGCCAGAGTATTACGAGCGCCAGAGCGGCTTTTTAAGCCCGACAACAGGTCAAAAGGGCCAGATACGCATGGATCCACTGTGGTTCTCGTTTATGGCCCTCGGTTTCTTTACGGGTTTCGCCGGATTCATCGGGGGCAAGTACTACCTGATGACAAAGCCGGGGATTGAGGGCCTGTGGCCCTATGAAGTGGAGGAGGTCATTGAAAGCGGCATCCTGCCACTGACCGGGGCTGGGGCATCGGGGAGAATTTCCCTGAGCACGGAGGAGATCTATGAGATGAAGCTGGCGATGAAGCTCGCGGAGGAAGGGAGGACTGTCCCCGAGAAGGTCTACCCCGTTACACTTCACCTGATAAGCCTCGAGGGGCAAGTTTACACCGAACTCAAGACCGTACAGCTCAGCCTGGGTGAACTGAGCAGCTACATGGCTGAATACGTGAGGAGGATAGAGGCCACCAGTGTAGGTGGACTGCCCCTTTTGGTGGAGCTTAAGGAGGGTGGTGCCACGGTCAGGAAGTACCCCCTCTGGGCCCTTGTGGACATCGCAGAGAGAGAACTCCGGACGGGTGTCAACGGCGACGGAGAGATGCTGGCCTACATCTTTGTCAAAGACCTGTACAGGGCAGTTAACAGCGGAAAAAAGGAGCTTATCAGAGATGCGGTTTTTAGGCTATTCCGGCAGGGCAGGGCTGTCCTAGAGGGTAGTGGAAGGGCAAGTGGGGAATTCCGGAAGGTCATGAAGGCCTTTATGTGGCGGGAACACTTGGAGGTACTCCTATGA
- the cas5a gene encoding type I-A CRISPR-associated protein Cas5a, whose amino-acid sequence MKVQLRPTGIIALRSLPQSKMRTALRHAPPTALIGAIAYPLLHISGERDETVYEKKTYKSKANSVVGLFRWVTIKTEVKPKLYGSLLKINTIYRGNAQTAVTSFPFAVIYGEREGSLTAAYIIDEDALSESPYTQRDLERAAWGITRLGSRESVVSVEDVEVGKTEVHQAEKVRTAYAFPYKGIIDIRGGSGVLQTVVDWRSGIGDYSSAPRVVMFYPEGTVEVSGRLSVAELGGEVVILAP is encoded by the coding sequence TTGAAGGTTCAGCTGAGGCCCACGGGGATAATAGCCCTCCGCTCTCTCCCCCAGAGCAAGATGAGAACCGCCCTTCGCCACGCTCCACCGACAGCGCTGATAGGAGCAATAGCCTACCCCCTCCTTCACATCAGCGGCGAAAGGGACGAGACGGTCTACGAGAAAAAAACCTACAAAAGCAAGGCAAACTCAGTGGTGGGCCTCTTCAGGTGGGTCACAATCAAGACCGAAGTTAAACCGAAGCTCTACGGATCTCTGCTAAAAATTAACACCATCTACCGCGGAAATGCTCAAACTGCAGTGACTTCGTTTCCTTTTGCCGTAATCTACGGTGAACGGGAAGGCTCACTAACTGCTGCGTACATCATTGACGAGGATGCCCTCTCAGAAAGCCCATACACTCAAAGAGACCTGGAAAGAGCCGCATGGGGGATAACCAGGCTGGGCTCAAGGGAGTCGGTTGTCAGCGTCGAGGACGTGGAGGTGGGAAAGACAGAGGTTCACCAGGCAGAGAAAGTCAGAACAGCGTATGCTTTCCCTTACAAGGGAATCATCGACATCAGGGGTGGGTCTGGAGTTCTTCAGACAGTTGTCGACTGGCGCTCAGGAATTGGCGACTACTCCAGCGCCCCAAGAGTTGTGATGTTTTACCCCGAAGGCACCGTTGAAGTCAGCGGGAGGCTGTCGGTTGCAGAGCTCGGTGGGGAGGTGGTCATCCTTGCTCCTTGA
- the cas7a gene encoding type I-A CRISPR-associated protein Cas7/Csa2: MFLSVGVRFEANVEALNMVETAGNYGKHRRVPYLVEEDGKLKTVYVPAVSGESLGHAYQEHLVRESLSMSLPVCDDCHRGEFYKSMNKVHLQKKVNPIPEDPKEIEAAIVRACVVEDVGGFLYAEKPPVRRTSAFQVSYALPVKSVALFATSEPQLHARHAQMDASSKKGNASEQMIYYVETGTALYGFTFNLDLDAIGVSAITSEPILDEGEIKKRREAALKALFRMLSSGQFGAKLSRFFPVGGITEVAVAVTEHPFVVTSPIYDDYVEKTQKRLKILERFKEGYRFIVATGEKVPEEALGEAIDYLHERGAF; encoded by the coding sequence ATGTTTTTGAGCGTTGGAGTCCGGTTTGAGGCCAACGTCGAGGCCCTCAACATGGTAGAAACTGCCGGAAACTACGGCAAGCACAGGCGCGTCCCATACCTCGTGGAAGAGGACGGGAAGCTGAAGACCGTCTATGTACCCGCTGTAAGTGGTGAAAGCCTTGGCCACGCGTACCAGGAGCACCTCGTCAGGGAGTCCCTCTCTATGAGCCTGCCCGTCTGCGACGACTGTCACAGGGGAGAGTTCTACAAGTCCATGAACAAGGTGCATCTCCAGAAGAAAGTTAATCCAATCCCAGAGGATCCAAAAGAAATCGAAGCGGCTATAGTGAGGGCATGCGTTGTTGAAGATGTTGGTGGTTTCCTCTATGCTGAGAAGCCGCCGGTTAGAAGGACATCAGCCTTCCAGGTAAGCTACGCGCTTCCGGTGAAGTCCGTTGCACTCTTTGCCACCTCTGAACCCCAGCTCCACGCCAGGCACGCCCAGATGGACGCGTCGAGCAAGAAGGGCAACGCCTCAGAGCAGATGATATACTACGTCGAAACCGGCACCGCACTTTACGGCTTCACGTTCAACCTCGACCTCGATGCGATAGGTGTGAGCGCGATAACCTCGGAGCCGATACTCGATGAGGGCGAAATAAAGAAGAGGAGGGAAGCGGCGTTAAAGGCCCTCTTCAGAATGCTGTCCTCGGGACAGTTCGGGGCCAAGCTCTCGCGCTTCTTCCCGGTCGGCGGCATAACCGAAGTGGCCGTGGCGGTCACGGAACACCCCTTCGTGGTCACTTCACCTATCTATGACGACTACGTAGAGAAGACTCAGAAGCGCCTGAAGATCCTTGAGAGATTCAAGGAAGGCTACCGCTTCATAGTCGCCACCGGGGAAAAAGTCCCGGAGGAGGCCTTAGGGGAGGCCATTGACTATCTACACGAGAGGGGAGCCTTCTGA
- the csa5 gene encoding type I-A CRISPR-associated protein Csa5, translated as MTEYEGIVKMLRFFVQTKNFSYVDRIGNALNPEPVEVALLEALRAFRSIRESAPVDENGRRYVEDKNGNKILVPGIPKDEEVKKFLDDVRSDIGVAKLVATLALAYPSKKENSGGEE; from the coding sequence ATGACCGAGTATGAGGGCATTGTGAAAATGCTGAGGTTCTTTGTCCAGACGAAGAACTTCAGCTACGTGGACAGGATTGGGAACGCACTGAACCCCGAGCCCGTGGAGGTGGCACTCCTTGAGGCCCTCAGGGCCTTCAGGTCGATCAGGGAAAGCGCTCCCGTTGATGAGAACGGGAGAAGGTATGTGGAGGACAAAAATGGCAATAAAATCCTCGTCCCCGGGATTCCGAAAGACGAAGAGGTGAAGAAGTTCCTCGACGATGTTCGCTCTGACATCGGGGTCGCCAAACTCGTGGCCACTCTTGCTCTCGCATATCCCTCAAAGAAGGAAAACTCCGGAGGTGAGGAGTGA
- the cas6 gene encoding CRISPR-associated endoribonuclease Cas6: MRFLIRLDGKSSEFKVPYNHQHYLQGLIYRRIQRVNPGLSLNLHRPKVPKLFTYSLFMTEKRKTIPGEKYFIGSGKGFFYFSTPIAEIAEAFIGGLLQEPEVKLWGEEFYVEEVKALAEPDSYSGRTYSTLSPIAVTTLKPELGKLKRYDLSPTEEEFYSNLKENLKEKYVLLYGKAPLDEFEVRVLKVKPKRFEVKPGIFQRAWHLVFKAYGDEELIKVGYQAGFGEKNSIGFGMVKVDSRGNAKRV, from the coding sequence ATGCGGTTCCTAATAAGACTTGATGGGAAAAGTTCAGAGTTTAAAGTCCCATACAACCACCAGCACTACCTCCAAGGGCTCATCTACCGAAGAATTCAAAGAGTAAACCCCGGACTAAGCCTAAACCTCCACCGCCCAAAAGTACCAAAACTCTTCACGTACTCACTCTTTATGACTGAAAAACGGAAGACAATTCCCGGAGAGAAGTACTTCATTGGGAGCGGCAAGGGTTTCTTTTACTTCTCCACACCCATAGCGGAAATCGCTGAAGCCTTCATTGGCGGGCTCCTCCAGGAGCCGGAGGTAAAGCTCTGGGGTGAGGAGTTCTACGTGGAGGAGGTCAAGGCATTAGCGGAACCCGATTCTTACAGTGGGAGGACTTACTCTACACTCTCGCCGATTGCCGTCACGACTTTAAAGCCCGAGCTTGGGAAGCTTAAGCGGTACGACCTTTCTCCAACGGAGGAGGAGTTTTACAGTAACCTGAAGGAGAACTTGAAGGAGAAGTATGTTTTGCTTTATGGCAAGGCGCCGCTGGATGAGTTTGAGGTTAGAGTGCTCAAGGTCAAGCCGAAGAGGTTTGAAGTAAAACCGGGCATTTTCCAGAGGGCTTGGCATCTGGTCTTCAAGGCTTATGGTGATGAAGAGCTGATCAAAGTAGGTTATCAGGCCGGTTTCGGAGAGAAGAACTCGATTGGATTTGGGATGGTGAAGGTTGATAGTAGAGGGAATGCAAAAAGAGTCTGA